A segment of the Daphnia pulex isolate KAP4 chromosome 10, ASM2113471v1 genome:
TGATAAAACTGCGAGGCGGGCGAAGAGCCCCGAAAAATTTGcgattttaattgaaatttaggTGATAAAGAAAGTATCCTACACCACTACGACTCAAACAGTCCAATCGATTTGGCGGTGGTGAACGAGGGACCTCAAacgggaatttatttcttctcacTCATAACATATAGGACTGgtgcaaatttcaaatgaatcatctttttctattcGGTTAGGAGTTGGTTGTTTTTTGAACGGGGATCGAATCGGGTCGAGTTATGCTAAAGAGTTAAGCACGGTCGAAACACAATCGAGTTCTCTGGCCCTCCACAGTCGACGctgaacttaaaaaaattcgatcAAGTTTGGGTGGGAATTGATTTGATGtagtcaaaacaaaacaaaaacgaaaaacacttaacccatttcacgggttgtgttggaggaggaaattgtaAAGGCGCCCTTTGAGTGTTGATCAGCCGAAATGCGTGAAATAGTAATCGACTTAGAGATGGTAATGACGAGGGTTGGaaggaaattaatttgattctaATTCGTTAAGGGGTGGGCATTTCAATGTGAAAGTGTATGCAAATATTAATTAGATAGATATTGATAGAGATAGATTAGCGGATAGATGCGCCATCTATTCGCTCGGTGTGAAAAAGACAACAAGGAACAGTAAtagtcgttaaaaaaaatagaaaaaccccaaaaatgaGAGACCAGCATtacaatttcaattcaatcacGTCGTGTTAGTTAATTAAACGATTGCTAATGCATCCACTATTGGAGCATGTGCACTCGTCGACAATTATCAAATTCGcgacaaataaagaaaagttcTTACCCGTTGCCTCCAGTTTGACGAATTTCGTTTGGTATTTCCCTTCGATgtcgggtggtggtggctcAGTTGGCCAAAATACCTTCCTCTGATTACGTCAACGTCAATCTCCATCTCACTGTAATCAATGGCAGACTCACAACTTTGATCCGACTATTTGAGCTATTTGGCAATTGTTTTTAGTTTGCCATCAACAAAGCGAAATAAAGCCGAACAGagaatgtgtttttcttcacttGGAACCAGCTGGCCAGTCGGCGTTAGGAGGAGGCCATGTACCGTTGAATGTCGTTTGTATAACAATTCTGTCACCGGATTTGCTCGGCCGCAACCAATCAGCTGCCCCAATCCTAATAACCAGATAATTGAAGAGATTTTAGTAATTTACTTTTGTCTAACCTATGTTTGCTGCAATAGTCTAACCTGACTTATTCTAATAGAAATTTACAAAGCAGTATGAGTCCTTAATCCATTAGTCCTTAAAATACTTTGTGTCAGTTgttaacaaaatatttgtatggccctgaaaattttgtgtttggttTTACGTTGTTTGCAAGGCTATCGTTGTACGTTTACCTTTGGCAATAAGGTACTCCTTCTGGAATGTGGACATAGGTAGTGAGTTGATCAGAGGGAAGGCAGGCTCGTTTTTGGCCGTGAGGTTTCATTTTCCTCAGGCACTGGAGAATGGCCGTGATAAGACTTTGCTATGCACGAACAGACAGGAGATCATGCTCgaaacaggaaaagaaaacgtttcGGTTAAGACCTTCGCATCACAAAACTTCCTATTAGATTCAACCTTCAGTTCATACCGTCTCACATCTTCAGCTGCTCTTCACCGAAGCACATCGAAAGATCCGAGTTCTGTTTCAAAGGTAGtaaaaattaaaccaaaataaattcaattattaaacAAATCATCCTTTTGTtatatcaataaattttcgtgttatttcgtaaatttcaaatgtcatTTATAGATGGGAATTTGGTTGTCATGGAAACTGATACTAGTTGCgtcgattctttttctgacAAGTTTGGCTTCTTCGGAATCGCCCGACCCTTTAACCGATCCCACCTCATCTGATACTCGCGAGGATAAACCACTGCCGAATAAAATTTCCTCGGTGCAGTTAGGGTCTGTTTGTGTCAACATTTACGACAGTCAAACAACTtcacgaaataagaaaatctatTTCTACTCGCCGATGGCTCTGCTAAATCACCTGAATGTCGTTTCCATTCACAATCAAACGGTCACCCAGGGAATTCTCAGTGCcagtttttcaatttggaatcAAGAGGTCAGAAATAAAGTGGTCCAGCACCTTTCCCAGCTCCTCAGTCAACAGATCGAGCCCAGTCAagtgaaaatttttcctttcgacAGTGTCAGGCTGACCAGTAAAGTGCAATCTGCTGATTTCTCACTGACAAATGAGTGGCGCCTGTATGACAATCAGCAGACACTCAGGTTTACCTTGATCTGCCCGACACGGGAAGATTGCGATCAAGTGAAAACTCAAATGCGCAACAGTCCTGAACAATTTCGACATTTGCAACTTGATTTTAATCCTAAATTGAACGACGGTGCGATGATTTGTTTAAACTAGATTCATAAAAAATCTTACTTTACTTTTGCATTTCTAGATGATTGTTTCAATGATGAGGTTGGAGTAGCTAAAGAAAACGAATTGCCAGCACAAGTCAAAggtttttaaatgaattcattTGGATTCATTATCACATACAATTTGATTATGAAATGGCCCtagttttaataattttaattcaaacatttttagaattattggTAAATCTCGAAGACAAATTTAAGAAAGAGCTAATCGCCATTAGGGAAGGTAATacacataaaaattaattcattaagcGGTATAAGTTAAAATTGTAGGATatatcaattttttaacttaaaggTTTTactgataaaaaagaatttttaaaaatctgtttacaaatttcagaaacaaaaagggattTTGTAGCAACTTCACAGATGCTAGCAGCTAAAATAAAAGTCACTGAAGAAAATCTAGCAGGTAATTTCCATAATTATTGGAAGAGATGCGGTTTTTAGTGTTCAACAGCGGGACATTACTTGTGtgataataaaattcaaatttagttaatttcttaaatcaataatttcaaattgaagtAGGCCTAAAGTTCtacatttaatttgtttgcaGTGGTACAAAACAAGTTGGAAATTACCGAAAAAGAGTTGGAAACCACCAAAACATCATTGACCTCAACTAGGATCGAATTGAGTCACACGAAATCCACCGTCGATGATCTGACGaccaaattaaaaagtaaaatgacaTCATTTTGGATTGTTCCTTTCCTAATAAAATCCGCAATTCagttatcatttatttatttattttttttgtaactgaGTAGCAAATTCACAACGATTAGATAACGAACTAAAAGCTACCGAAGACAATCTGAGAAAAGAACTGAGCGGTAATATctctatttaaataaaaatgaaaagtttctTGTAATGTAACCGAATGAAATGGTTCAGCAACTTTGAATCAATTggaaaccacaacaacaaatttggccTCAACGAGAACGGAATTACGAAGCACAAATGCTATCGTTGAAGATttgacaacaaaattaaattgtaaaattttaagtttgtttttaatacgAGGAATTGAATCAAAGTTTTTTCAATAGCCCGAacgaacaaaatagttgacatCGGTCATATGCCAACCTCGTGTGAAGATTTGGAGCGAATGGGACAAAAAGTCAGTGGATTCTTTTCTGTTAAAGGAGCCAGgaagatggaaatgatttactgTGATTTTCATCCTAATAAAAATGGTATACGACAAGGGTTAATTTTACTTCTTATTGATCGTCTAATTCTTTTGCTTGCAACCTTGCAGATTTGCAAAAATGGATCGGAtacgccgacgtcaaatctgcgcccgtccatttctacgtcACGAGAAATTCGTCATTTTACACAGAATACACTCCGATTCCGTTCGATTTGGCGCGGGTGAACGAGGGAAACGCCATGAATTTGACATCGGGGATATTCACGGCACCgcgaccgggaatttattttttctcattcgcGGGAACGGCGTATATGTCAGAATCGTCTTATAATTTCTATTCTCGCCTTTTTCTGAACGGGAATCGAATCGGTAGAAGTTTAATTCGAGGCAGAAACAGTCTGAGCTATAAATTGAGTCCGCTGACCCTCCAGTGTACGCTGGACTTGAAAAAAGGCGATCAACTCTGGGTGACGATTGAATGTTCTGATTCCTCGTATTTGTATGAAGACGGTCATTATGGTGGTTTATATTACAGCCCCATGGGAATGGGCGGTGGTTTTGACGACGGTGGCCACGACACTCATTTCGCGGGTTTTATGTTGGAAGAGGAAATTGTGGCGTCCTTTTGAGGTTCAACATCATCGGCGACCCGAACATTTGGGGGAAGGGAAGAAAATTCGTTCGACTCTAATTCATTAAGGGGTAGGAATTTCTGTACCAAAATTTGACTATGGATGCAATTACGCTTACTGAATACACACATtaagtttcaaatttctatttgcaaAACTCTAGAcgttacaaacaaaaaaccgattttgatggggggggggggaatgggAGAAAATCCATTCGCGTTTAATTCACTAacggattgaaatttttaaaaaaaaattttactgatgaattcccattttagaaaaattcggattttacattttgtccagaaaaattcgtttttctaTCTCTAAAAATAAGGGCAGGGGAAGTGAAAAACTCCTTTTAATTGCCTTGCCgtatataaaaattaattaatttttttatttgaaaatttcgctTGAAATCAACACGAAAACAATGCATCTTTACATCTCGTTTATCTTTAAGGAAGTTTTtcactatttcaattttatttgattaaaaattctaaattatttCCTTCTCCCGGACGCAGGAtgattggaatttttcaaaaatcttttcacgGATTCACGAGCATTATATCTTTGCAGCGCTGCACTTTCAAAAACTTTCAACACTGCAATTCACgcgtcaatttaaaaaatcaaaggaaGGGGATTTGTTTTGATCCCCTcccctaaaaaaaatgccttgaaatttaaaaaaattaacgctGAAGTTACCCGCATCTTTAGACCCTctccccacaaaaaaaaatgtttggttttaatttataagaaaaatgtgaatttcacGGTAAATCCCGCAAGAAATGGACGGACACGCCACCGCGGTgtcaaaaaaagatagaaattgTCAATTTCGAAAGACCAAGATGTTGAGAGACCAACATTTCAATTGAACCACGTATAGTGTTAGTTAATTTAATGATTGTCGACGACTTAGTTTGATGACGTTCGTTTGTTGTTTAACGTCGGCTGTGTTGGCTCGTGCAGGTGAACCTCCTCCCTCATGTCAAGTGGTCTCGGTCATTCACGATCACAATGGTGATGACGTCAATCTCTACAATTTCCATATCACTATTGTAATCAAACCATTGAAATGGTTTACACTTAAACATATTACACTGTGAACTGAGTTGGCAGCCTGTTTTCTCCGTGGAATCCGCCAATTTCTCAACGCAGGAATCCGTTAAGTTACAATGAGACAATTCGAGTTCACAAAATTGACAAACTCCCGCCGTTTGAATGCTGCTGCACACGGCTGACGTCATTATTCGTctttatttgaatgaaaaggCCAATAACTAGCGGGAATCATGAATAATGCCCACCTCGGATGATGGCGCCACTACTAATATCCAGCAACCGTGCGAATTACGTTTTGTTGGCTACTCTCGACCTCCCCTGGAAGTTACATAATTTATCGCCAAGGATTAATCATACCAACCCCAGACGATGGTGACTTATTATCGCCCAAACTTTTTTCTGcccagagagaagaaaatgtttccatATAAAGTGGCGGCCACATTAGTCAAAAAAAGCAGGCCGGAATAATAAAGGAGAAATTAATCGAAAAGAGTATGAGCTTTGCTTCGTGTTTACGCCCACTAATGTCCAACAACAAATTGAGCTGCCTGATGAGAACACACGGAAAAATAATGCCTCCGTCACATGTGTGTCGGATCTAATCAACCTAAGTACGAACATCCAATCGGAAACTTTTCTCTCCCCGCCGCCTTCTCAGTTCTCACGCACCAACTTCATTTCACGGATGATTAGGTTCCAGTATATATCGGCATCATTTTCTTACCGACTTTTTCATCAACCGATGATGACCTTCTGGCTTGTACCAGCCCCCCTTTTATCTTGGCGATCGCAGCCTCTGGGAGTGACACACGACCCCCGTCagttattattaataaattcCAATATCTCCGTCGTTGCAACAACAAGCAGTATACACAGAGCACGTTTGATTGAATATTGCTGGCTATATAAATGTCAGCCCGAAAAAGTCAACAGTTATGGGGAAACAGGTGTTTAGATAGTACATTATATGAcctcatatatatataggtagCTGGgaataaatatgaaattgctACCGGCGGGAAGTAAGGAACAATTCACCGTCAATTGAGCCAGTAGCcgataaatattttatacacGCCGTCCAGTTTTTCATTATACAACGACAAACACAACATGTAAGCCTTTGGAATCAACTAAGCCAAACATTTTCATGGGCTTttgtcaaaaacaaataaggtaAAAAGCTTTGGCTTTGCCTCGAATGGATTCGGCCGGGCTGTTGTGTGTAATAACGATCCTTTCTCACGAGAACGGCGGCCCAATCGATATCGGCCGACGAACAACATTAACAGGACCTCCTCCTGTCTTGGCTCTCTACTGTTATTGACAACTATAAGAAATTTGCTAATAAGGAACTTTCGTttagccaaaaagaaagaaaaatgacaagtAACAGCGGCGGTTTTGCCACccacaacaatgaaaatgaagtGACCAGGACATAACTATTGCAATAACAAGGATCGGTGTATATAGTGGCAGTAGGGGAAACTGCCCAGCTATAGCCGGGGCGATTCAATTTGCTGTTATATTGCAAATGTCAGATTAGATCAAATATCCGCCAATTCAGCCCGAAAATATGGCCAGACAAAGGAAACATATGGCGTgtcgtttccccccccccccccccggtaTACCAAGAAGTCAATGAACCTGTAAATCTAACAagtacatatacacacactctTGTTGCCCTCACACGCCCCTTTCCGCGCCTGTCTGTGCTGGCGCTATTATACAGCCAAACTCCCGACAAACAGTTGCCACACTTGCCATTGGCTCTCCACTTCTCGGATAGAGCTGGGAATCTGCGAACGTTTCCCATCTACAGTGAGCGAATTTGTTGTGAcgtgaaaaaagttttttaaatcaatcccgaagaaaggaaagaagcaATTCTCTATTTCTTTATAGGTTTAGAAAATTGGataagaaaaagttatttatgaCCATCGATCGATTTGATTCAGAAACTATCCTTGTGCTATTACGACAATCGTGCGATCACAGATATTTTAGCTTTAACAAAACGATAGAGAAGAGAACTGCTGGGCGGTTtagctggaaaaaaattggtgGATGCGCGCACATCCCCCAATTGTGTTACATTGGAAAAGGTCCAGCAACTACACATTTCAGTTAAGAGAGCCTTTGTGATAGTTGGGACTTTTATCGATTCAGACATGCCCGTTTCGGCTGTCCATCGTTGCGGATTCAACAGCAATCGCGGCGTGTAGAGATCGGAACAATCAAAAGTGCTGAGCGCGTGAAAAACCGTGAAATCAAAAGGACGAATTTTTCGAGTGAAATGGCGTTGGCCAATTTTGGAATGCCAATCATTTCAAAGAGGTCGGTGCTTGTACTGTTCTACATTTTACTCGTGACTGATCAAAGTGACAATCAACGGATACAAATGATTCCCGATGGCGACGAGCAAGTTATTGACGTCAATTCAACGCTCACGCTGACTTGCATCTCCCAATTGGACGATCACGACAAATCCTACAACATTTCCTGGATGCTGCCGGAATACCTGGACAAATTCCCAAAAGTACTACCAATAATTATCTTTAATTATTATCTGTATAATCATCTCAACGgctcttttttaattgttaagAAAAGTGATGCTGCCAGACGCCTTCAATTCACGTTCGGCGACAACGAAACGCATTTGACAACGACGATGACTCTAATCGAAACGACAATCAAAGATTCGGGCGAATTCGGCTGTGCTGGACGAGTAAACGTCAGCCAATACGTCTACGTTTACAGTTGAATTCaataattattcattattaaattatcGCAATGTTTAAACAAGTAATTGGTGATTGACAGGTGAAGAAAGGTACGTCTACATGGACCACAAAGATAACGTCAAGGATTTCTACAGTTCCAAACAAGGCGAAGTCCTTCACATTCCTTGTAAGCGGACCCACCCTAATGTTAACGTCTCTTTGAATATTGTCCGGCAATGGGCCAGCAAAGAATGGGCAGACGACAACTCGAAggtaaaaagtttaaaaaaagacaatcattAAAAGCGAAAATTATATGGGAAATGTCAAACAGGATTTGTTGTCGGATCCGGATTCCAGCTGGTCATTCAGTAAGGAATACGGACTGACGTTAAGCGACCCAAAGATAAGCGATTCCGGCTATTACCAATGTGTAGGCACATTAAACGATGTGCCCAATCACGAAAATTTCCGA
Coding sequences within it:
- the LOC124203921 gene encoding uncharacterized protein LOC124203921 translates to MLETGKENVSVKTFASQNFLLDSTFSSYRLTSSAALHRSTSKDPSSVSKMGIWLSWKLILVASILFLTSLASSESPDPLTDPTSSDTREDKPLPNKISSVQLGSVCVNIYDSQTTSRNKKIYFYSPMALLNHLNVVSIHNQTVTQGILSASFSIWNQEVRNKVVQHLSQLLSQQIEPSQVKIFPFDSVRLTSKVQSADFSLTNEWRLYDNQQTLRFTLICPTREDCDQVKTQMRNSPEQFRHLQLDFNPKLNDDDCFNDEVGVAKENELPAQVKELLVNLEDKFKKELIAIREETKRDFVATSQMLAAKIKVTEENLAVVQNKLEITEKELETTKTSLTSTRIELSHTKSTVDDLTTKLKTNSQRLDNELKATEDNLRKELSATLNQLETTTTNLASTRTELRSTNAIVEDLTTKLNSRTNKIVDIGHMPTSCEDLERMGQKVSGFFSVKGARKMEMIYCDFHPNKNDLQKWIGYADVKSAPVHFYVTRNSSFYTEYTPIPFDLARVNEGNAMNLTSGIFTAPRPGIYFFSFAGTAYMSESSYNFYSRLFLNGNRIGRSLIRGRNSLSYKLSPLTLQCTLDLKKGDQLWVTIECSDSSYLYEDGHYGGLYYSPMGMGGGFDDGGHDTHFAGFMLEEEIVASF